Genomic segment of Paenibacillaceae bacterium GAS479:
GGCCTTTATCGCTGCCTTTCAGCACCCCGATTTGTTGAAAATATAACGCTGCATTTGCGGAGGAAGATTTAAGCTCGGCAGGTAGCTCGTACTGTGTCAGAGCGTTATAGAGCGCTTCAACGACTTGGCCTCTCGTGATTTTGGAGGAGCTGACATCGTCGTCAAGTGTTCCAGTTTTCGCAAAGCCGAGCCCGGCGAACTTTTGGCCGGTTGCCTCAATCAGCGAACCGAACTTGTCTGCGGTTAGCTGCTTGCGGAAGGTGCCGTCATAATACCATTGAAGCGGATAGATGCCGTACTTTTCGCCTTCGTGAAGTGCGGGGATCGACCAGGCGCTAATGTCCGGGAGGGGCGGCGCCGCCTCGTTCGCATAGGTAACGGGTAAGTTGGCGAGCAAAAGCGAGCTTGCAAGCAGTGCACCTGCTGTGAGGCGCATATTCTTTTTCTTTAACATGAATACAGTAGGACAACTCCTCTATATGGAATAATATAGATAAAAGATAATATTAGAGGTTATGTGAAACTTGGTGAATAACCAGTAATGGATTTATAACCCTTTAAACGTTGGTTCAGATAAATCACGTTCAATAACTCTCTTTAGAAAAAAAATTGGAATGAGGGAACAGTGAAATGAAATTTATGGAAGGTACATGAAAAATGCGATAATTGAATTGTTTATTTTTCAACCGGTAGGTATGATAATGTTATAAATATCTCGATTAAAATACATTTTATTATTTCTAACTAAAGCTATTATAAAAGTTATGTTAGAGACAGTGAGTGTAGAGAAAGTTGCATTCAAGTAATGGTTAGCAATTTCTCTACACTCGCTCTAATTACAAGGCGAGATAAAATTAACTTGGCATCCTAAAGATTAGGCAGTATGAAAAGGGAGACCAAAATGTACAGAAAGTAATAACCTACTATTATTTTTCAGAAGTTTTAAAATCTAATTTTAATCCGGCAATAATTATAGCGAATCCAATTGTTAAAAGTAGTGAATTCGCAAAGGTCGTAATTTTTGAAAGAATTGTTGCATTGAATCCAAGGCCAAAAATCCACAACGCTTGACCCTTTAAAATTTTTCCAAACATTAACATGTCTCCTTAACGGTATTTAGGGAAAACGAACTGTGAAGTTCGTTTTCCCTTTCTGTAATTATATTAAAATTACCACCAACCAGCAACGAGGTATCCAACTGCCCCGCCTGCGGCTCCTACAATGCCACCTGCTACTGCTCCTGGAATGACTCCTGGACCACCAGTAGCTACCGCTCCTCCAACTCCACCTGAAATCGCGCCGCCTACAGCCCCTTTTGCAGTATCCTTCCAAAAATCTTTAAAGCTCCAGTCGCCACCGTCAACCATAAGAAGTTGATCAACGTCCATCTCATGAAAAAGATTGTTAGTAAGTGTAGCTTGCATTAAAAGCACTCCTTTAGGTTTTATATTCAATCAATTTACTCTTATAACTATAAAAGTTAAATTGTTGAAAACAAGGAAAGATGGAATGGCTATTTACTGTTGGTCACTGCCACTATATCGTACCTATCAGTTTTTATTCTGTATATATCCAATTCTGGATATTTTGTTTAGCTTTTTTCTCTGATATAATTCCTATCTATTCCTGCGAGAAGGAGAAGTTTCATGAACTTCAAACATTACCACCTCATCAAACAGCATGACATCAAAGACTGCGGGGCAGCATGCCTCGCTACAATTTCTCGTCATTATGGCCTGAAAACTCCTATATCAAAAATAAGGGAAGTGGCGGGAACCGATAAACAGGGAACAAGTGCCTACGGGATGATTAAAGCAGCAGAGAAACTGGGCTTTACGGCTAAAGGAGTGAAGGGAAACGCCGAAGCATTTTTCAGCGGTTTCCCGTTACCTGCGATAGCGCATGTGGTCATTGACCAATCTTTGCTTCATTACGTGGTCATACATAAGATTACAAAAAGACAAGTTGTCGTGGCCGATCCGGCTAAAGGAATTGTGAAATATAAACCGGAGCAGTTTTTTGAAATATGGACCGGAGTACTTATTTTGTTGACTCCCAGTCCACAATTTCAGAAGAAAGATGAGACTCAAGGAACGCTGTCGCGCTTTTTTTCTCTCTTAATTCCTCAGAAAGGGTTGCTGGTCAGCATTTTTTTGGCCTCCTTACTCTACACGGCGCTTGGTATACTAGGCGCTTTTTATTTCAAGTTTCTCTTAGATGAAATTGTTCCATACAGGCTGGAGCAAACGCTGACCTGGATCTCTGTTGGGGTCATTATTTTAATGATTATTCAGCTTCTGCTTCAGGCATTTCGCAGCCAGCTCCTTCTTTACTTAAGCCAGAAGTTAGATATATCTCTTATTTTGGGATACTACTACCATGTGCTGAGACTGCCGCTTGGTTTTTTTGAAACGCGGAAAACCGGAGAAATCATTTCTCGCTTGCTTGATGCGTCCAAAGTACGCGATGCTATATCCGGAGCGGCGCTGACTAT
This window contains:
- a CDS encoding thermophilin A precursor, with the protein product MQATLTNNLFHEMDVDQLLMVDGGDWSFKDFWKDTAKGAVGGAISGGVGGAVATGGPGVIPGAVAGGIVGAAGGAVGYLVAGWW